From the genome of Streptomyces ficellus:
TCCACGTCCGCCTCCCGTGCACACCGGCGGCGCATGTGCGCCGCGGATCACCGGTACGCGTGGCCACAGGTTGCTCACGGAGCGGCCGTTACGCCCACTCCGCTCGCAACGGTGCGTGGTCGGCTGGAGGAGGGCGTCCACTGTGGTGATCGGCAAGGAGGGCGGGCCTGGCCCTGCTCATCGACCAGAGGGGCACGACAGCTCCCCTGCCCCGCCCGCACCCGGCTGCCGGTGGGTGCGCGCGGGCCGGGCCCGCGGGACTGCGGAGCCAACCGCGGACGTGGCGATGGCCCCGCCTTCTGCCGGTCAGGGAGCGGGACCATCAGCCGTCTGCGCCGCGGCAGGCGGGGGCGCTACTTGGGCATGAGGACGGTGTCGACGATGTAGACGTTGGCATTGGCGGTCTTGACGTTGCCGCAGACGACCTTGGAGGTGTCGTTGACGGTGTAGTCCTCGCCCGAGCCCTTGGTGGTGACCGTGCCCTTCTGCAGGGTCTCGAAGGAGCCGTTCTCCAGCTGCTGGGGGGTGAGCCTCTGGCCGACCACGTGGTAGGTGAGGATCTTGGTGAGGGTGGCCTTGTCGGCGAGGACCTTGTCGAGGTCGGCCTTCGGGATCTTCGCGAAGGCGTCGTTGGTCGGTGCGAAGACCGTGATGTCCTGGGCGTTGTTGAGGGTGTCGACCAGGCCGGCCTTCTTGACGGCGGTGACCAGGGTCGACAGAGCCGGGTTGTTGGACGCTGCGGTGGCGACCGGGTCCTTCGCCATGCCGTCGAAGGAGCCCGCGCCTTCCTTCGGCACGCCGGCACAGGCGGGGCCGAAGGGCTGGTCGCCGTCCATCGCCCCCTCGGAGGGGGTGCTCGCATCCTTCGTCGCCTCGTCCCCGGCGGACGCGGCGGGGGCGGCGGGGGCGGCCTTGGTGTCGTTGCCGGAGTCGGAGCACGCGGCCAGGGAGAGGGGCAGCGCGGCGGCGGCGACGACGGCGATCGCGGTTCGGCGGATCTTCAGGCTGTTCATGCTGGTTCGCTCCTTGAGGGGCTGTCTCTACGGTGTGTCGGCTTGGTCGGGGTCGGTTGTGTGCTGTCCCGGGCGCGGCCTGCCGGCCCGCCCGGGTGGTCTAGGTGGCGGTGACGAAGACGCTGTGCCAGCCGCTCGCGCCGTCGGGGACGGTCCGGGCGCGCTGCTCGGTCTGCACCTGTCCGGTGCCGTCCGTGGCGCGGACGGTGATCGTGTGGCCGCCGGGGGTGGCGTTCCAGCGGTGGGACCACTGGCGCCAGGTGTCGACGCCGGCCTGGGCGGCGAGGTCGGCGTCCTGCCAGGGGCCGTCGTCCATGCGGATCTCGACGCGGGTGATGCCGCGCCGCTGGGCCCAGGCGACGCCGGCGACGATGACGGTGCCTGCGGCCGGGCGGGCGAAGGGCTTGGGGGTGTCGATGCGGGACTGCGTCTTGATCGGCGCCTTGCGGGCCCACGTGCGCTTGACCCAGTACGGGTCGTAGGCGTCGAAGGTGGTCAGTTCGATGTCGGTGATCCACTTGCAGGCCGACACGTAGCCGTACAGGCCCGGGACGAGCATGCGGACGGGGAAGCCGTGATCGAACGGCAGCGGTTGGCCGTTCATGCCGACCGCGAGCATCGCGTCGCGGCCGTCCATGACGTCCTCGACCGGGGACCCGAGCGTCATCCCGTCCACGGAGCGTGCCACCAGCTGATCCGCCTTGCCTCCCCCGGACGGAGGCGTGACGCCGGCTTCCCGGAGGAGTTCGGCGAGGGGGACGCCCAGCCAGCGGGCGTTGCCGACGTAGGGGCCGCCGACCTCGTTCGACACGCAGGTCAGGGTGATGTCGCGTTCGATGAGCGGGCGGGCCAGCAGCTGGTCGAGGGTGTACGTCCGCGGGCGGGTGACCTCCTTGCCGTGGATGCGCAGCCGCCAGGTGCCGGCGTCGATCCTGGGGACGGTCAGGGCGGTGTCGACGCGGTAGAAGTCGCGGCTGGGGGTGCTGAAGGCGGTGATGCCAGGGACCTTGAGCCGGGTGCCCTCCGGGGCGGCGGGGGCGGGAGAGGCAGGACTGGGCAGGACCAGGGCCTCGCGGGAGGCGACAGCACCTTGGTCTCGCCGGCTGGTGAGGAACCGTCCCAGCGCGCCGGCCGAGGTCGCCGCCGCGGCGGTCACCCCTGCCGCGGTGAGGAAGCCCCGCCTGTTCCATCCGTAGGCGCCGGTCTCGCCGTCCACACCGGCTGGGACCGGGGAGGGTACGGCTTTGGACGCCAGGAGGTACAGCGCGACGGCGCCCGCAGCGGCTCCGACGAGGGAGGGCAGTGCGTCACCGAGGCCGGTGGAATCGGGGCGGCCAAGGGCAGATGCGGACCCGACGCCCCCGAACAGCAGCACTCCCGCGGCGCCGACCCGCCGGTGCGACAGGGCAAGGACGCCCAGGGCGACGGCGATGAGAGCGAGGATCGCGAGGATCCCCAGTCGCAGGACCGCCTTGTCGTTCTCTCCGAACGTGCGGATCGCGAAGTCCTTCACCGCGGCCGGTGTCCGGTCGATCACCGCGCCACCGACGACCGTCACCGGTCCGGCCGCGGGCCGCACCAGCCCGGCGACCAGCTCGGCCACGGCCAGGGCCGTGAAGGCAGCCAGGAGTCCGGTCGGCGCGCCCGGCGCGGCGCGGGAGAGGGTGCTGCGGAAGCTGCTCACACCCGGCATTCGGCGGCCCGCGCCCGGCGGATTGGCCCCACCTCCAAAAGGGTGAATACTTTTCCCGTGTTGCCATTACCGCCTCGCGGACGCGCAGGCCGCGGTGCGGTTCGGAGCACCGGCGTCCCGGGCGAACCCCGGGCCGGTACCGGCGCGGGAGACGCCACTGGGCAAGCGCGCAGGCCCCGGGTGCGGTGGCCGGGGAAGGGACACCGCCTTCGCGTCCAGCGGATGTCCGGCTACGCTGCCCGCCCCGCTCCTCGGGCGAACAGACGGCCCGCCAGGCCCGCCAGGCCCGTCCGGCCGCGGCACGGCGTGATACGGCGCGGCAATGTGGTGCTGCGGCACCTCCACGAGGGTGCCTCGGTCATGCAGCCCGCGCGGCCCACAAGGGGAGCGGGAGAACGTCGCTTCGCTCTCCTCACGCGCTGGCTTCGCCGCCGTACGCCCCCGGCTTGGCCGCCGCGCCCGGTTTCCCTCGACGGGTTGGTCAGGGGATGGCCCGCGGAATGGCGAAGCGCCACCCATCCACGCGCCCGTCCGCTACGAAGAACGGACGACGCACCTACAGGTTTCGGTGTCCGGCCGCCGCCGGGCGGCCCGATCGAGTGACGACAAGGACCGGCATGCGATGGATGCCCCGCCCCCCGACGGCTGCCCCCGGCCGCCCCTGCGCCTTCTCACCACGGCCGGAGCGGCGCAGGTGAACCAGCCGCTTCCTTTCGG
Proteins encoded in this window:
- a CDS encoding fasciclin domain-containing protein — protein: MNSLKIRRTAIAVVAAAALPLSLAACSDSGNDTKAAPAAPAASAGDEATKDASTPSEGAMDGDQPFGPACAGVPKEGAGSFDGMAKDPVATAASNNPALSTLVTAVKKAGLVDTLNNAQDITVFAPTNDAFAKIPKADLDKVLADKATLTKILTYHVVGQRLTPQQLENGSFETLQKGTVTTKGSGEDYTVNDTSKVVCGNVKTANANVYIVDTVLMPK
- a CDS encoding molybdopterin-dependent oxidoreductase, giving the protein MPGVSSFRSTLSRAAPGAPTGLLAAFTALAVAELVAGLVRPAAGPVTVVGGAVIDRTPAAVKDFAIRTFGENDKAVLRLGILAILALIAVALGVLALSHRRVGAAGVLLFGGVGSASALGRPDSTGLGDALPSLVGAAAGAVALYLLASKAVPSPVPAGVDGETGAYGWNRRGFLTAAGVTAAAATSAGALGRFLTSRRDQGAVASREALVLPSPASPAPAAPEGTRLKVPGITAFSTPSRDFYRVDTALTVPRIDAGTWRLRIHGKEVTRPRTYTLDQLLARPLIERDITLTCVSNEVGGPYVGNARWLGVPLAELLREAGVTPPSGGGKADQLVARSVDGMTLGSPVEDVMDGRDAMLAVGMNGQPLPFDHGFPVRMLVPGLYGYVSACKWITDIELTTFDAYDPYWVKRTWARKAPIKTQSRIDTPKPFARPAAGTVIVAGVAWAQRRGITRVEIRMDDGPWQDADLAAQAGVDTWRQWSHRWNATPGGHTITVRATDGTGQVQTEQRARTVPDGASGWHSVFVTAT